AAGGTTGTAGCCGACGTCGCCCGCGCCCTGGCCGACGCCCACGAAAAAGGAATCGTCCACCGCGACATCAAGCCCGAAAACATCTTGGTGCTCGATGGAGAAGCACTCCTGGCCGAAGATCTCGCCGCAACCAGTGATCCGACGCAAACGCTGGTCCTCGAGCCAACGCAATTTCCCGAGCGGCTGAAGATCAAGCTTTCGGATTTCGGAATTGCGCGACAAGTAAACCAGTCGGAATCGCTCGCCGCCACCCAGGCTGGGGCCATTCTCGGCACTCCCTACTACATGGCCCCCGAGCAATGCCAGGGCAAAGGGGAGATTGTTCCGCCGACCGACATCTATGCCCTCGGCTGCACGCTCTTCGAACTCCTTGCCGGTCGGCCGCCGTTTCTCGCCGAAGATGCGATGAAAATCGCATCGATGCATTGCTTCGAAGCCCCCCCTGCACTGCGAAAAATCAACCCTGAAGTCAGCGAGCAGACACAGCGTTTGGTCGAGCGCTGCCTGGCAAAGAAACCAGCCGATCGCTTTGCTGATGCAGCTCATTTTCTCACGGAGCTCGATCAGCTTCGTGGAAGCGAATCGCGTAACTTTCAGCTGCATCCGGTGCTGCCACGACACGATCCGGGCCAGCTCTTCCGTGCAGACTTTAGCTGGGATTTGCAAAGCACCGCTGCAGAACTTTGGCCTCTGGTTTCTAACACCGAGCGGCTGAACCGAGCGATGGGTTTGCCCAGTGTGGTCTATCGCACCGAGCACGATCCGGAACGTGGCACACGGAAGTTCGGCAGCTTTCGCCTCGCTGGCATGACCATCAGCTGGGAAGAACATCCGTTTGAGTGGGTCGAAGGTCGTCGCATGGGGATCTTGCGCGAGTTCACCCAAGGCCCCTTCAAGTGGTTCCTCAGCACGGTCGAACTGACGCCACTTCCCGAAGGAGGAACACGACTCGATCATCGCATTCGGATCGAACCTCGCAACTTCATCGGATGGGCCGTGGCCAACATGGAAGTGAAATGGAAAGGGCAAGGGAATCTCGATCGTGTCTATCGGCGCATCGATCAAACGCTTCTCGACCGGCCCAGTGGACGCGATCTTGCCGACCCTTTTGAATCACCTCAGCCCCTTTCGAGGACTTCTCTTAAGCGACTCGAAGATCGCGCGCAACTACTCATCGCACGCGGGGTACGTCGCGAGGTAGCTGATCTGCTCGAGAAGTTCCTTCGTGAAGCGTCGGCCCAAGAGGTGGCGAAGATTCGGCCCCTTACGCTTGCTAACAGACTCGATCTCGACCCGAGTGAGCTCACCGAAGCCTTGCTGCACGCCGCCGCTGAGGGGCTAGTGACACTTCACTGGGATGTGCTGTGCCCCACGTGTCGCGTACCTAGTGATGCGTGTGACACGCTGCGCGAGATCGAAAAACATAATCGATGTGAAGCCTGCAATCTGAATTTCGAACTTGATCTGGCCAGCAGTGTCGAGCTGGTGTTCCGAGTCCATCCGGAAATTCGCGCAGCCGATACAGGGATGTACTGCATTGGTGGTCCCGAACACTCACCCCATGTGGCAGCGCAAGTTCGCCTCGAAGCTGGTGAACGGATGGAACTTCAGCTCGCTCTGGAGGAAGGTGAGTATCTGATTCGTACTCCCCAGATGCGGCAGCAAGTGAAGCTGCGCGTTCGCGCTGTCGGACCGGGACGCTCAGCGGTCGAGTTCTCTCCCACAATGGACGACCGCCGAGAACTTCAGCTACGCGCCGTAAATCAGCTTCTGGAGCTCTCTAACGCCTCAGCAGCAACGATCGTGGTGCGTGTCGAACGGACCATTGCTCGGGGGGATGTCGTGACCGCCGCGCAAGCCTCTTCGCTGGCACTGTTTCGCGAACTCTTTCCGCAAGAGATGCTCGCCCCTGGTCAGCTGATGAGCGTGCAAACGATCACGATCCTAGCCGCAGCGATCGACAATCTGGATGAGCTCTTCGCCACGCTTGGAGACGCCGGAACCTTTGGGGTGATCGAGCGCCACTATCAGCTGCTCGATCAAGCCGCCCGACGCCATCGCGGGACGATTGTCAAATTCGCCCCCGACGCTGTGATCGCCAGCTTTGCCGATCCTGCCGGGGCACTTCGGGCTGCGATTGATACACTCGGCACGCTGCGTCACGAAGCCTCGCAACGGGCCGAGGAGTTGGGGAAACCGCCGATTCCCACGCGGCTGAAAATTGCCTTGCATCGTGGTCCAGCGCTCGTCACCACGCTGCAAGGACGACTCGACTACTTCGGTACCACCGAGCGCAGCGCAGCTATCTTGGCACAACGGGCTGCCGCTGGCGACTTGCTCGTTACCGATGCACTTTCGGGCGATGCTGCCTTGGCCGATGTAGTGGCCGAGCACCAGCTCGAAGTCGAACTCACTTCCCCTGGAGTTAAGCTCGATCGCATCTCCATCGTCGAGCGTTTGCAACTCCCCTCGAACTCGTCACTGGAGCAAGACCGATGAACACTGCCGCATCCTCGCTGCAGGTTTGGTACCTCCATAGCATTGGCGAAGCGAGTAGCATTGCGCGCCAGGTAACAATCACGCCACTGCCATTTCGCGTGGGACGAAGTTCCGACGCGCAGCTGTGGATTCCCTCGTCGAGCGTCTCCAAAATTCATGCCGAGTTTTTTGAACGCGATGGTCAGCTGTACTTGCGTGACCTGGGGAGCACCAACGGCACGTTTGTGAATGCCGAACGCATTCGTGGCGATGTAGCCGTGCAATCGGGCGATATCGTTCACTTTTCGACACTCGGATTTCAGATCGATTGCTGGGCAGGCAACTTGCTTGGCAACACGATTGAAGAAAACCCATTTCAAACGGCACTCGCCGCGGAAATCGACGAGCGACGTCGCGCGGAAGAGTTGCTCTGGAACAGTCAAGCACGCTGGCGAGCGGTATTCGACAACGCAGCCGATGGGATCATCACCCTCAACGAATCGCTGCAGGTGGAAACCTACAACACTGCTGCGCAGCGGCTGTTCGGCTACTCGTGCGAGCAGATCGTAGGACTACAGATCTCGCTCCTGATGCCAGGTGTGGAACTCGACAGCTCCAATGCCGCCGCTCCCCAAGCGGGCCGACGGATCGAGACACTCTGTCGCCGCAGCGATGGGAGCATGTTCCTTGCAGATGTGTCGCTCGGAACGGTTCCGCAAAGCAAGAGCCATGGCTATATCGCTATTATTCGCGACATTACCCGTCAGCGACGCGATCAACAAGAGCTCGAAGAAGCCAAGCGTGCAGCCGAGTCGGCCAGTCATGCGAAGGACGAATTTCTGGCCAACATGAGCCACGAGATTCGCACCCCCATTACGGCGATTCTGGGTTTCAGCGATCTCTTGATTCACGATCAACGACTGCAGAATGAATTTCCCAATTGGTTTGAGTCGGCGCAGACCGTCTATCGAAACGGCGAGCATTTGCTGTCGCTCATTAACGATGTGCTGGACCTTTCGAAGATCGAAGCGGGGCGTCTGCTGATTGAGTCGATTCGCTGCTCGCCCCTCGAAATCGTGCGCGACGTTTGTCAGCTGATGTCACTCAAAGCTTCGGAGAAAGACCTGACGCTCGACGTTTCCTTTCGCACCGATATTCCTGTGACAGCGGTCACCGATCCGACACGCATCAAGCAGGTGCTGATCAATCTGGTAGGGAATGCCGTGAAGTTTACGCCGCGCGGCAGTGTGCAAATCACGGTCGACATTCACAGCAGTGGTCACGCCACGATGCTGGCGGTGGAGGTGACCGATACCGGCATCGGCATGACCTCGGCGCAGATCGACCGACTCTTTCAGCCTTTCACGCAAGCCGATGCGTCGACCACGCGCCGCTTTGGTGGCACGGGGCTTGGCCTGGTGATTTCGAAACGGATTGTCGAAGCGCTCGGTGGTCAGGTTTCGGTGGTCAGTCAGAGTGGCGAAGGGAGCACGTTTCGCGTGCTGCTCCCGCTGATTGTGCCGACAGAGAGTGCGTGGTTAACGCCATCCGAAGCACTGACAGCACTTCGCGAGCCTCTCCCTCGCCCCCAGATTTCGGCTGGTCCGCAGCTGACGGGGCGGATCTTGGTAGCCGACGATGGAATCGATAATCAGCGACTCTTGCGGCAGATTCTGACGCGCGCGGGAGCCGATGTGACGGTGGCAGAGAATGGACTCGAAGCGGTTCGAGCATGGCAAGCGGCCAATTTGGCAGGGTGTCCGTTTGCACTGATTTTGATGGATATGCAGATGCCGGAACTGGATGGATACCAGGCGACCCGCAGATTGCGCGAGTTGGGGGCAACCATTCCGATCATAGCGCTCACTGCGCACGCCATGACTGGCGATCGCGACCTATGTTTACAGGCAGGGTGCGACGATTACCTGACCAAGCCGTTTGAACGCAAGCGTCTCCTCGAGACATTACGCAAACGACTTCTCGAAACACCCCTACTCTCGATAGATCCACATCACGATGGAACCCTCCGCACAAACGCGCCCTAAAGCGTCGTGTATTCCACTTGCCGTTGGCGAGAAGGCCAATTGGCTCCTGGTTGCTTGCTCGGCAGCGACCTCGGGGCTGGCTGGTTTCGAACTCGGCACGCGCCCACTTCGTATCGGACGTACGCCCGACATGGATGTTTGCTTGCCACTCGGCAGCATCTCCAAGCATCACGCCACCATCACCCCGCAATCGATGGGGCTGGTGATTCGTGATAACGGCAGCACCAATGGGACATTCCTCAACGGCGTGCGCGCGACCACCGATATGCTCCTGCGCGAAGGGGACATCGTGCAGTTTGCCAGTGAAGCGTTTCGACTGTCACGACCTTTGGCAACCTCGCCGATGCACACCGTGGAGACAATTTCTGGCAACTTGGCGATGACGCTAGTGCATTTTGATCGACTCCTGAACGAGCCCGCTGTGGTGCCGTTCTATCAGTCGATCGTCGACCTGGCGAGCGCCGAGACTCAGGCCTACGAAGTGCTGGCTCGCAGCAGCGTGCAAGGGCTCGAAACACCTCGCGCGATGTTCGAAGCGGCTGAACAACTGAGCCTCGAGCGGGAACTCTCCACCGTGATGCGCCGCGAAGGCTCGATCATTGGAAGCGGGATCAAAGGCTCGCCGATGCTGTTCCTCAACACGCATCCGATGGAGATGGCAGATCAAAAGCTAATCGATTCGCTCCATGATTTGCGACGCATGTTGCCTGTACAGCCACTCACGATCGAAATCCACGAACACGCCATCACAAGTCTCGATCAGCTGCGCCGTTTTCGGGCCGTGCTCGACGAACTCGATATGCGACTGGCTTACGACGACTTTGGTGTCGGACAAGCGCGGCTTGTGGAACTCAGCGAAGTGCCACCCGATGTGGTGAAGTTCGATATTCAGCTGATTCGCAATATCGATCGCGCCCCACCCAGCCGCCAGCGGACACTTTCGCAGCTAGTGAATCTGGTAAAAGATCTCGGTGTGAAAACCTTAGCCGAAGGTGTCGAAACCGACGCCGAACGCCTCACTTGCCTTGAGCTCGGATTCGAACTCGGGCAGGGCTTTTATTTCAGCCGCCCCGCGCCGGTTGCTTCGCTCGAGAGCAATCATTGAGATGAGCATAGGCCACGCGGACAAGCATCGACGTGGCTCAAGCAATCCTAGCGAGACTCTTCTTTGATCATGCGCATCAAATGCCCAACTTCGGTCTTGCTACCGACAATCAGCGGCGTGCGCTGATGCAGGCTGGTGGGCTCGATGTCGAGAATTCGGTCGGTCCCATTGGTTGCCATTCCACCCGCTTGTTCGGCAAGAAGAGCGACCGGATTTGCCTCATAGAGAAGTCGCAACTTCCCCTTGGGATGGGAGTTCGTTGGCGGATAGAGGAAGATCCCTCCTTTGAGCAGCGTCCGATGAAAATCGGCGACCAGCGAACCGATGTAGCGCGACGAGTAGGTCCGTCCGAGTGCTCCGCTGCGAGCTTGCATCAAGAACTTGCGATAAGCGAGTGGAAAGCCCTCAAAATTCGCTTCATTCACACTGTACTGGGTTCCTGCGTCGGGCATCGTCACCCGTTCGTGGCTGAGCAAATAGGCGCCGATCGAAGGATCGAGTGTAAACCCGAACACACCGTGGCCGGTCGTGTAAACCAGCATCGTCGAAGAGCCATACACCACATAGCCGGCGGCGACTTGCTTGTAGCCGGGCTGCAACACATCGGCGGTGGTATCGCGCGAGCAATCAGGATCGGGCTCACGACGAAGGACCGAAAAAATAGTCCCCACGCTCACGTTCACATCGATGTTGCTGGAGCCATCGAGCGGATCGAACACCACCACATAGCGGCCATGTGCCCGATCGCGTTCGACAACGATCGGATCATCGTTTTCTTCCGACGCCATGATCGCCACATTGCCGCGGTTGCCGAGAAACTGCAGTAGCGTTTGATTGGCAATCACGTCGAGCTTTTGAACCGTCTCCCCCTGCACATTCTGGCTATCGGTGGCTCCCAGCACGTCGGCCGAAATACCTGCGCGACGCACCTGCGCGGCGACAATCTTGGTGGCTAAAGTGATCCCCGACAGGAGCCACGAAAACTCACCACTCGCCTGAGGATGGTTGCGACGCTGTTCTTCCAGAATGTGCTGCTGAACGGTAAGGAGCTTGTGCATTGCAGTAGAGAGTTCCGAGACGTTTCGTAAGCATCATGCTTGCGACAAGCGAAGGGCCGATCGCGTGAGAGAGCACGAACGAGTCGCTATTTTACGCGCTCGAAGCACGCTCGGGGAGAGACCGCCCAAGATCGAGGGGGATCTTCCCAAAACTCGCGAAAACCTGAGAAAGAGCAGCGCAGAATCGCGTTAGACGTGGAGCCCTTCGATCGGCTCGGCGCTGTTAATGGCCCGGACCATATCCTGCGGCAAACCGGTTAAAAGACGCACTTTTCCCATATCGAGTACGGTGTGCATAATCGTGGCGATCAGGTTCGAGATGCCAATCGGATCGGTGGCAGGCTCACCAGCCGACTTGTCGCTTTGGCCAATCACTTGCCCCATTTGCAGGCCACCACCGGCGAGGAGCAGCGGCGCAAGGCCACCCCAGTGATCACGACCGCCGCCAGCATTCATGCGCGGAGTGCGCCCCATTTCACCAGTGGCGACGAGCAGGATTTTCTTATCGAGCCCGCGCTCTTTTAGATCGTCCATCAGCGCAGCCACTGCGTGGTCCATCGGTTGTCCGGCGTAACGCATGCCTTCGTCGACACCAGCATTGTTGGCGTCGGCATGAAAGTCCCACACGAAATTAGTAGTCACCGTCACAAATCGGCAACCTGACTCGCACAAACGACGCGCGAGAAGCAGCAACTTGCCGAGGCACTGCGAGTGATCGACATAGCGCGGGTGGTTGTTCCACTTCTTACTGATTTGGGAAGGTGCCACGAGTGGCGACGTGTCGTACATCGCGATCGTGCGGGGATCTTCATGCTTGAGATCGAACGCCTGCGCGACCCCACCGAGAATGGTGTCGAATGCTTGTTCGCGAAATCGATCGAGCCCTTCCCCCTGGTTCTCGAGCGAGCCTTTGAGTCGATCGAGTCCCGAGAGCAGATTGCGGCGATCGTCGAGTCGCGCCATCGGAAGTTCGAGCTGCATATCTTTTTGCAATTGACCGCCGCCACCAGGAACAAAGGGGACGAACCCTTGACCGAGCGAACCAGCGGCGTCGAACTTACCGAATTGATCGATGTTCGGCATCGCATTGGCATCGACCGCGCGAGGAAACAAGGCGCTCGTCGTCGGCATGCCCGACTTGGCATCGGTGGCTCCGAGAACACGTGCAATCACGCTGCCGAGATTCGCGCCGAGCGAGTGCTTGGAAACGACCGGCTTGATATCGTGGTTTCCGTCCCCGGTATGAAACGAGCGAACCACTGCCAAACGATCGGCGCGGGCGGCCAACTTTTCCATCGTGCTGCCGAAGGTTACACCGGGCAACTTCGTCGGAATCTCGCCAGTGACGCTCCGCACACCAGCGGGTGCCGACATTTTCGGATCGAACGTTTCCTGCTGAGGTGGCCCGCCGCTGCAGTGCAAAAAGATGACCGATTTACCGGTCGCCAGTCCCTCGGCCTGTGCAGCTCCCGCTCGCAAAAGATCGGGAAGCGACAGCCCCGCTAAAGCGAGCGAACCGATACGCAAAAATGCCCGGCGGCTGGGTCCGCGTCTTGGATCGACGAAGGAGAGCATCGCTATCTCCTGACAGGCAAGCACTTTAGGTGGGAACAATCGACGCTTGGCTGGAGCACCGTAGGGAACCAAAACCAGCCAGCGCATGGGAGGGATGTCAAAACTTATCGACTATCACTGATGCGTGCAAGCAATTTTTCTCGCCGTGGTCGATCCGATCAGGCAATCATCTTCTCCACAATTTCGCCATGCACGTCGGTCAGGCGGAAGTCGCGTCCTTGGAAACGGAAGGTCAGTTTTTTGTGATCGAGTCCGAGCAAGTGGAGCAGCGTGGCGTGTAGGTCGTGAACATGCACTTTGTCTTCGACAGCGTAATAGCCAATCTCGTCGGTCCTGCCGATGGAGACGCCGGGTTTCGTGCCACCACCAGCCAGCCACATGGTGAAGCTCTCGACGTGGTGATCGCGCCCGACGAAGTCGCGCGGCTCTCCTTGAGGTGTGCGTCCGAACTCGCCCCCCCAAACCACAATCGTGTCTTCGAGCAGCCCACGCTGTTTGAGATCTTGCACCAGCGCCGCGGCACCTTGATCGGTCTCTTGGCAGATTTTGTCGAGCGAAACACCTAGCTCGGTCCCACGATTGCCGTGATGGTCCCAGTCGGTGTGATACAGCTGAACGAATCGCACTCCGCGTTCGATTAGGCGGCGTGCAAGCAAGCAGTTGGTGGCAAACGACGGCTTGCCGGGCTCACAGCCGTAGAGTTTCATCGTCTCGGCGGTCTCTTGCGAAAGATCCATCAACTCCGGCGCGGAGGCTTGCATCCGAAACGCCATTTCATAGCTGGCAATGCGCGTTGCAATTTCAGGATCGCCCGTGGCATCCATGCGAAACTTGTTCATCTGCGCGACTGAGGAAGTGAATCGCTGCTGCGCTTCGTTATCGATCCCCTCAGGATTGCTGAGATTCAAAATCGGCTGTCCGCTGCTTCGGAGTGGTACGCCTTGGTACGTCGTCGGCAAGAAACCGCTACCCCAGTTCGGCGCACCACCACGGGGTCCGCGTGGCCCCGACTGCAGCACCACGAAACCTGGTAGATCGGTCGACTCACTACCGATGCCATAGGTGAGCCAGGCTCCCATACTCGGACGACCAAACAGCGGCGAACCGGTGTTCATGAAAAACTTGGCGGGACCATGGTTGAACACGTCGGTCTTCACCGCGCGGAGCATGCAGATATCGTCGACGATCTTCGACAAATGGGGCAAGCATTCCGAGACCGTTTGTCCACTCTCGCCATGCTGCGCGAATTTGCGTTTTGTGCCGAGTAGTTTCGCTTCTCCTTTGATGAAGGCGAAGCGTTTGTTCGACACAAACGAAGGCGGAATCACCTGACCATCGAGTTCCTGTAGTTTGGGCTTGGAGTCAAAAAGTTCGAGCTGACTCGGTCCACCTGCCATGAACAGGAAAATGACGTTCTTGGCTTTCGCGGGAAAATGCGTCGGCTTGACCGCCAAGGGATTGACCGCAGTCGGGCCGGGATTTTCAGCAGCGAAACCGTCCCTCGCAAGGAGCGAACCTGCGGCGATGCCGCCGAGCCCCAACTGGCAATCGCGCAGGAAGTGACGTCGCGCCACCAGTCGCGCGATCTGCTGCTCGGGAGTTAGCGGGGTCATCATCGGAAGGTTCCTGAGAGCGCTATTCGCGGGTGATCGTTTCATCGAGGTTCAGCAGAACGCGGCAGAGCCGTACCCAAGGGACAAACTCGCCAGCGGTTCGATCCTGCAGCTTCAGAGGCGTGGCTGGGAGATGCTTGCTGGCAGGCTCCTGTTGCTTGGGAGCGATCGCTTCACGCTCGGCATGGAGGACCGCGAGAAGCGCCGCCTGTTCATCGCTGGTTGGCTCGCGAGAGGTGGCGAGGACAAAAGCATATGCTGCGCGAGTTGCATCGTCGGCTGCTGTCGATTCGGCAAGGACTCGATCTGCCATCGCCACCGCACACTCGAAGAACGCCGCATCGTTAGCCAGCGTGAGGGACTGAAGTGGCGTGTTGCTACGCAAGCGGCGTGTGCAGGAGGTGTTTGCGCCAGGTGCGTCGAAGACCATCAGCGAAGGATCGGGAGCACTGCGCCAGAAGAAGGTATACATGCCGCGACGGAAACGCTGATCGTCTTTCGCGACCACCCAATTCTTGCGGTTTTGGGTAAAGGCATACACGCCGTCGGGCTGCGGAGGAAAGACACTGGGACCGCCCAGCTCGTTTGTGATCAGTCCGCTGGTTGCCAGAGCGACGTCGCGCACGATTTCAGCATCGAGACGCAAACGTGACTGTCGCTCGAGAAGAATGTTTTGCGGATCAATCGTCGCTAAATCACTGCGGACACTCGACGACTGCTGATAAACCGCACTCGTCACCATCAGGCGATGCATCGCTTTCACGTTCCACTTTTGCTCGAGGAACTCGGCTGCGAGCCACTCGAGTAGCGCGGGATGCGAAGGCTTGGTCCCCTGCACACCAAAATCATCTTCCGTTTCCACAATGCCCCGTCCAAAGAACTTCTGCCAGTCGCGGCTCATCACCACGCGCGGTGTCAGAGGCTGATCGGCAGCCACCAACCATTTCGCGAGATCGAGTCGTCCACCTTCGCCGGTCGTCGTCGCGAGAGGTGGAAGCACGGCGGGTGATTTCCCCGTGACTTGAGGCCCTGGATCGAGAAAATCTCCCCGCTTGTGGACGAACGTTTCGCGTGGCTTGGGGCGTTCTTTCACCACCAGCGTTGTTTCAATTTTGGGGACCTGCGCTTCGAGCTTGGCAATCTCGTCGAGCAGTGGAAACTGCTCACGCGTTTCTTTCATCTTGGCGAAGTGACTAACGATATCTTGCTTCATCTTCGGGCTGCGATTCTCGGGCTTTTGCTCGAGGGCGACACGCACCGCTTGCGGCAGCTTATCGCGATCGTCTCCCAGAGAGGCTTCCCAGGCTTCACGCGCAAGGCGAATCGCTTCTTCGTTCTCCTTGAGCCCTTTTTTGAGCTTAGCGATTTGCTGATTCAGTTCGTCGCGGCGCGAGAGATCGCCGCGCATCACCTCCATCATGGAGGGGGCTTCAATAGCGGGCTCATCGCAATTGTTGAGCATCGCAAAAAACTGATAGAACTCGGCCTGCGTAATGGGGTCGTATTTGTGCGTGTGGCAGCGAGCACAGCCGAGCGTAAGCCCCAGGAATACCGATCCGACGGTCGACACACGATCGGCTACTGCTTCCACGCGGAACTGCTCGGGATCGGTTCCACCTTCTTCATTGGTCAGCGTGTTGCGATGAAATCCAGTTGCCACCTGCTGCTCGAGTGTGGCCGCAGGGAGCATGTCCCCCGCAATCTGCTCAATCGTGAACTGATCGAAAGGCATCCCTCGGTTGATGGCACCGATTACCCATTCGCGATACTTCCAGATGTTTCGCGCGGAGTCGATGGTGTAGCCGTTGCTGTCGGCGTAGCGCGCTAGATCGAGCCAATGGCGGCCCCAGCGTTCGCCATAAGCGGGTGAAGCCAAGAGTCGATCGACCACTTTCTCATAGGCATCGGGAGACTCGTCGGCCAGGAACGACTGAATTTCTGCGGGGGTTGGAGGGAGCCCCACGAGGTCGAGATAGACGCGGCGGAGCAACTGGGTTTTGTCGGCGACTGACGATGGCGCAATCCCCTGCTCTTCGAGACGCGCGAGGATAAAGTAGTCGATGGGCGTTTGGGGCCACGAGCTGTTTCGGACTGCTGGCAGCGGTGGACGTTGGATTGGCTGAAACGACCAATGATCGGCCCCAGCGACCCGGGCGATTTTCTCGTCGGGCAACTTTGCCCCCGCATCGATCCAGGTGGCGAGCAGTTTGATCTGCGTTTCGCTGAGAGGGTCCCCTTCGGTCGGCATTTGCGAAATCGTATCGCTTGTGCCACGAACGGCGTGCAGCAGCAAGCTCTTTTCGCTGGCACCTGCGATCAATACTGGTCCGCTATCGCCCCCCGCCAAGATTCCAGGCGATGCATCGAGTCGCAGACCGTTTTCCTGTTTCTTTTCGCCATGACACGCCACACAATGCTTAGCGAAGATCGGCTTAATCTCGGTGAGATAGTCGGGAGCAGGCGAGCTGGTTTCGGCGCGGAGAAAGGCCGGGCGAGCGGCAAACGCGATCGCGAAAACTGTCGCTAGGAAATAGACGAACCGTCGCATCGGCGGGGATACTCGCAAGGGTGAGAGAGTTGCGAAATCGGGCGGGCTGGATCCTTGAGTATCGACTCCTCGTGGAGCCATCGCAAGCGAAATTAGCCCCTAACCGCTGGTGTCTGCTAGGGTCCAGTCCGCCGAGTGACTTTGCGGCGGTGAAATCCCCCTAACCAACTGCGTCTTCGACAATCTGGCCCAATTACTGGTCCTCCGTTCATCTGGCGACTACGTTAGAAGTTGGCCCCATCTCCCAGCTAGAGGAAAACGAGGCTTTCCTCGCAAGGTCGCCTCGCTCTAGAATTAAGAGCTACCCACCAGCCTCTTGCATTTTGCACTTCCCGCCCCATCGCTCC
This window of the Pirellula staleyi DSM 6068 genome carries:
- a CDS encoding DUF1501 domain-containing protein; its protein translation is MLSFVDPRRGPSRRAFLRIGSLALAGLSLPDLLRAGAAQAEGLATGKSVIFLHCSGGPPQQETFDPKMSAPAGVRSVTGEIPTKLPGVTFGSTMEKLAARADRLAVVRSFHTGDGNHDIKPVVSKHSLGANLGSVIARVLGATDAKSGMPTTSALFPRAVDANAMPNIDQFGKFDAAGSLGQGFVPFVPGGGGQLQKDMQLELPMARLDDRRNLLSGLDRLKGSLENQGEGLDRFREQAFDTILGGVAQAFDLKHEDPRTIAMYDTSPLVAPSQISKKWNNHPRYVDHSQCLGKLLLLARRLCESGCRFVTVTTNFVWDFHADANNAGVDEGMRYAGQPMDHAVAALMDDLKERGLDKKILLVATGEMGRTPRMNAGGGRDHWGGLAPLLLAGGGLQMGQVIGQSDKSAGEPATDPIGISNLIATIMHTVLDMGKVRLLTGLPQDMVRAINSAEPIEGLHV
- a CDS encoding DUF1549 domain-containing protein; translated protein: MRRFVYFLATVFAIAFAARPAFLRAETSSPAPDYLTEIKPIFAKHCVACHGEKKQENGLRLDASPGILAGGDSGPVLIAGASEKSLLLHAVRGTSDTISQMPTEGDPLSETQIKLLATWIDAGAKLPDEKIARVAGADHWSFQPIQRPPLPAVRNSSWPQTPIDYFILARLEEQGIAPSSVADKTQLLRRVYLDLVGLPPTPAEIQSFLADESPDAYEKVVDRLLASPAYGERWGRHWLDLARYADSNGYTIDSARNIWKYREWVIGAINRGMPFDQFTIEQIAGDMLPAATLEQQVATGFHRNTLTNEEGGTDPEQFRVEAVADRVSTVGSVFLGLTLGCARCHTHKYDPITQAEFYQFFAMLNNCDEPAIEAPSMMEVMRGDLSRRDELNQQIAKLKKGLKENEEAIRLAREAWEASLGDDRDKLPQAVRVALEQKPENRSPKMKQDIVSHFAKMKETREQFPLLDEIAKLEAQVPKIETTLVVKERPKPRETFVHKRGDFLDPGPQVTGKSPAVLPPLATTTGEGGRLDLAKWLVAADQPLTPRVVMSRDWQKFFGRGIVETEDDFGVQGTKPSHPALLEWLAAEFLEQKWNVKAMHRLMVTSAVYQQSSSVRSDLATIDPQNILLERQSRLRLDAEIVRDVALATSGLITNELGGPSVFPPQPDGVYAFTQNRKNWVVAKDDQRFRRGMYTFFWRSAPDPSLMVFDAPGANTSCTRRLRSNTPLQSLTLANDAAFFECAVAMADRVLAESTAADDATRAAYAFVLATSREPTSDEQAALLAVLHAEREAIAPKQQEPASKHLPATPLKLQDRTAGEFVPWVRLCRVLLNLDETITRE
- a CDS encoding DUF1501 domain-containing protein, whose product is MMTPLTPEQQIARLVARRHFLRDCQLGLGGIAAGSLLARDGFAAENPGPTAVNPLAVKPTHFPAKAKNVIFLFMAGGPSQLELFDSKPKLQELDGQVIPPSFVSNKRFAFIKGEAKLLGTKRKFAQHGESGQTVSECLPHLSKIVDDICMLRAVKTDVFNHGPAKFFMNTGSPLFGRPSMGAWLTYGIGSESTDLPGFVVLQSGPRGPRGGAPNWGSGFLPTTYQGVPLRSSGQPILNLSNPEGIDNEAQQRFTSSVAQMNKFRMDATGDPEIATRIASYEMAFRMQASAPELMDLSQETAETMKLYGCEPGKPSFATNCLLARRLIERGVRFVQLYHTDWDHHGNRGTELGVSLDKICQETDQGAAALVQDLKQRGLLEDTIVVWGGEFGRTPQGEPRDFVGRDHHVESFTMWLAGGGTKPGVSIGRTDEIGYYAVEDKVHVHDLHATLLHLLGLDHKKLTFRFQGRDFRLTDVHGEIVEKMIA